TTAATTTTAAGATTGATGGTTTTAGCGTTAGAATTGTATTTTAATTTGTCACATTTTTGAACATTACTCTTTTAAATTTTTTTTGGCCATTCTCCATATTTTGACCTTGAGCCGTCCCCATCTATGTAATTCGCTTACCTTTCCGGTGTGTGGCGCATCTCGCCATCACTGAGAAAAGACTCACCTTTTTGTTCTTGTTTTTCCTCACATTCATCTCTTGTGATATTATCTGGCATTTGTTATAGATTATGCTTACGAATTTCCAATTGTGCGGTTGTTTTTCACTGTGTTGTAGGTTGTTTTGGTCAATATTGGTCCGCTTCTTTTTTAGATTTTGGCTAATTTTACTAATTTTAGGAACTANNAACTACATCTCGTTGGGTTGGGTCAGAGTTCAGTTGTCTTTGATGTTGTCTTCCTCTCGTTGACTTGCCGTCGATAGTCTCTGCTCGTCTTGGTTTTCAAGATCTGATTGTTGGTGATCTGACTTCTATGCTCTTTTTCATAGTTCGAGGATGGCTCCACGGTTTGATGATTTTGTTTCGTCTCCTTTTCTATCTTTGTTCTCTCATCTTGTNNNNNNNNNNNNNNNNNNNNNNNNNNNNNNNNNNNNNNNNNNNNNNNNNNNGGAGTTAGTCTTTGGAGCTTTGGTCTCTTCTACTTAGAGCTTTGTGGTTCTTCGCTGGCATGAACGTCTTGTATGTGCTTGTTTAGTTTGTAAGGTGCTTCTTACCTTTTAGCTGGTGGTTGTGATTCCGGTGCTTGAGGCATGTGTCTTCTTGTTTCGTGGTGACTCTGGTCTCCTGATGATTATTCTTTCTCTGACCTTTTTGGGGTTTTTGGATTTTTTGGGTTGGTGCTTGATCACACTCCTTTGAGCTCGGGAGAATGCTTTGTCTTATATTTTACTTCACCTGTTCCAAAATAGATGATGTTTTAGAAAGTTTATGATGTTTCAAAATACATGATGTCTTGGTGGTATATCTATATTAATTTTAGTGTTGTTGAAAACTATGTGATCAATTATGTTTTATACTTTTTTTTTATTATTGGTTGAATTAGTTTTTATTTATATTTTTAATGATATTTTCTAATTAGANNNNNNNNNNNNNNNNNNNNNNNNNNNNNNNNNNNNNNNNNNNNNNNNNNNNNNNNNNNNNNNNNNNNNNNNNNNNNNNNNNNNNNNNNNNNNTATCCATGATATTATTGGTAAGATGAGGTAAGTTAGTTTTCTTTGTTGATCTTTTTCCAGCTCCAGACTTTTATTGAGTTAGTGTTACTATAGTATTTAGCTTTTTTCTTTTGGTTGTGGAAGTTGTAGGGTTAGATTATGTGTTGTATTATAGTTTTTTCTTATTAGTTTGGTTATTTGTGGAAGTTGTAGGGCAGTTCTGAGCGAAGTGATCTATCTTATCACATCGGTAACACTCAACCTTTGATGCGTCTCTCTCTTGCCTATAATATCTGTTTTGTTGATATCCAAATCTACCACGACCTCTTCCTCGATATCCATACTGACCGCCTCTTCCCGAATCATACCTCTCCTGTTGTGATTGGGAGTTGTGATTGGGAGTCTGCATACATAAGTTTATCTTGGCTTTGCCCGTCGTGCTTCTCTTCTTCCTCATCATGAATCATCTCCTCATAAAATAATAGAAAATGGTAAAATAACAAAAATAATAGAAAATATTTAAAATTATTTATTAATTTTATATATAAAGATTTTTTATTCATCTTGAATTTTAGTGACCAATAAAATAAATTATCAAATTTTATACAAAGATTGTTAATATTAAAAGAGTAAATAATGCATAATTAGAAAGTACTTCGCTAAATTGCAATAATCTATAAGAAAAATGACTTAAAATGTAAAAAAAATATATATGAAAGACACATGTCATCAAACTCTCTTGCCACTTGTCTTAAGAAGAGAAAAAATTAACTTTATATATAAAGATATAAAGATATGTCGACAAACATTTAAAATTTAATAGAGGAAACATGTGTCTAAAAGTTAAATAGTGTAAAAATTGTTGAAGTTAATTGATGAATAGTTGAATTTAATTACTTTGACCAAACAAACAAATAAAATAAAGCGAAAACTCTCTCGAGATCTTCACTGTCATTGATTATTAGAACTACCTTTTGTATTAGAATTTTTAAATCTCATTTAATAATGTCACCCGCAACTCTCGCTATCTAATTGCATTTTTATAGACCAAAGTCCTCTACATTTCTCAATCCCATTTGAGGAGAAAGAGCCTTTGAGCTGTCTTCAGTCTCCTGTCAGTATCATTCTTCAAATGGCAAGAGGGAAAGCAACATCTTTGCTTCATATTCTCCTTCTTGGATCTTTGTTGATCAGTTTGGTGTCAGTGAAAGGAGAAAGCCCTTACAAGTTTTACACTTGGACAGTGACTTATGGCATTATCTCTCCTCTTGGTGTCCCTCAACAGGTACAAATGAGTACACAAAACAACAGTTTCTACTTATGGACATTCTGAGATCCATTTTTTGTTTGATGCTCTGACCCTTTTTAAAAAAAACTCTTGATTGATATATTTTTGTTTGTTTTAGGTGATTCTGATCAATGGTCAGTTTCCTGGTCCAAAGCTTGAAGTTGTGACTAATGACAACATCATCCTCAATCTCATCAACAAACTTGACCAACCTTTCCTCTTGACCTGGTAACCTCTTATACTATTTCTGATTGGATCATACTTAAATGGGTTTTTGATATTTCTTTTTCAATGTTTATTAGGAATGGAATAAAGCAGAGGAAGAACTCATGGCAAGATGGTGTACTGGGAACAAACTGTCCAATCCCACCGAACTCAAACTTCACTTACAAGTTCCAAACCAAAGATCAGATCGGAACTTACAACTACTTCCCTTCCACAGCCTTTCACAAAGCGGCCGGTGGATTCGGAGCTATCAACGTCTATGCAAGGCCTAGGATCCCAATCCCTTACCCTCTCCCAGTCTCAGACTTCACTCTACTCATCGGTGATTGGTTTAAAACCAACCACAAAACGCTCCAACAGCGTTTGGACTCTGGTGGGGTCCTTCCATTTCCAGACGGTATGCTCATAAACGGACAAACCCAAACTTCATTCACAGGCGACCAAGGTGAGTTTATAAAACCTCTCAGCTGTCTTAAAAAAAAAAAACTGTTTCTTGTCCTTTACGTCATGTGTCTTAAAATCTTTCAGGGAAGACTTACATGTTGAGAATCTCCAATGTTGGGTTATCGAGCACTTTCAATTTCAGAATCCAAGGACATAAGATGAAAGTAGTCGAAGTCGAAGGCTCTCACGTGATTCAAAACGATTATGAGTCTCTTGACGTTCACGTTGGCCAGTCTCTCTCTCTTCTTGTGACCTTAAACCAACCTCCTAAAGATTATTACATCGTTGCAAGCACCCGGTTCCTGAGAAGGAAGCTTAACTTTACTGGTCTGTTGCGCTATTCAAACTCCCGAGTCCCAGCTTCTGGTGCTCCTCCTCCTCTTCCTCCTGGAGAGCTTATTTGGTCCATGAGACAAGCCAGAACATTCAGGTGGAACTTAACGGCTAATGCAGCTAGGCCAAACCCTCAAGGATCATTCCACTATGGGAAAATCAAACCGACCAAGTCGTTTGTTTTCTCGAACTCAGCTCCTTTGATCAACGGGAAGCAACGCTATGCGGTCAACGGAGTCTCTTATGTGAACTCAGAGACGCCTGTGAAACTCGCTGACCACTTCAACATCGCAGGAGTGTTCAGCACGAATGCTATTCAGAGCTTCCCCTCTAACTCGCGTGTGACTGTTGCGACGTCGGTTGTTCAAGCATCTCTCCATGATTTTCTTGAAATTGTGTTTCAGAACAATGAGAAGTCAGTGCAGTCTTGGCACCTTGACGGTTATGACTTTTGGGTCGTTGGGTGAGTCTTCCTGTTTCCTCTTCTTCTTCTTGCATTGGTGCTTGTTGCTTTTTGACTCTCAAGTTAAGACAGAGTTTCTCCAACTGTTTTCTTTTGTTATGACACACGTAGATTTGGTTCTGGACAATGGACTCCTGCCAAGAGAAGACTTTACAATCTTGCTGATGCTCTTACAAGACACACAACTCAGGTAGAGCTGTCATAATTAAACCAAAACTTTGAGGTGTTTCCCATGTTGTTGATTGTGCATATATAAAAATGGGCAGGTGTACCCAAACGCTTGGACAACAATATTGGTGTCTTTGGACAATCAAGGGATGTGGAGTATGAGATCAGCTAGATGGGACAGACAATATCTGGGACAACAGTTTTATCTAAAAGTGTGGGATCCAGTGAAGAGTCTTGCCAATGAGTACAATCCTCCAGATAATCTTCTTCGCTGTGGCAAAGCTGTTGGAAGACACCTTTAGAGTGATCATTTTATACAAGTTTTTACTTCATCTGCTCTTTTTTTTATTATTTAAGTTGATCATGTGTTTGTTTGAGGGTTAATGGTTTTGTTATTTCTGGTCATGAGAGTATGGCTGGTTTTTTTACATTTGTAATGTGTTAAACACCGCAGGGAGGGAGAGAGAAGTTTAATGCCTTTTAAGTAGGTTGTTTCTTCAGATTGGAGGTTTAAAAATAAATAAATATTTTGTATAACTCCAGTCAACTTGTTTTTTCTTTATATAATCCAAATATCTTTCTGTATTACCAAAAAATCAACTGTAACTTTTGGGATAGATGCTACAATTCTCGCAAAAATGTTATATCTATATGCTCTGACACTGAACAATACCCACTGGGGATGATGCATTTTCTTCATGTTATAAGATTATTATGTATGATACCACAAGAACAGAAAGATAGTGTGCTATTTATAATATGTAAAGTGTTTTCAGACGGTTGACAACAAAACTAATGCAAATCATTTAAAACATCTTTTTTTTTTTTTGGTAATGGAAGATATACTAGCAATCAAACAACTTTCCAAGGAGAAAACTAAAACTAAAAATGGGTGTGTGTTAAGAAAAAAAACAGACATTTTTGAGAGATAGTGGGCCTAAAAAAGCCTAATAGAAGAGATGTCCATACCCAAAACAGAGCTTTGAAAAAGAAAGTTTGACTAGGGGATGAAGTCTAAGAGGGTTTGGTATATATAAATAAAAGGAAGCAGTTTCTTGTACGTTTGGACGATCATAAAACTCAATCGCTGCTTTGGATCGGAGAGTTTCAAAAATGAATTGCCAAGTTTGTCAGCTGAAGGAACTGGTATCAAAATCCTCCTCCCTCTTCTTCTTGTTATTTGCTAGAGAGAGATGAGTCTCGTGTTTCTATTTGGTTTCGTGCAGGAAGTGGAATCATTCGAGATACGAGAGGTTCTACGCTGTAAGTTTAGTTATAGGAGGAAGTAGGTAGGTTTTTGATTCATGTGCTCTCACTCAGTTAGCTGATTGGATGATCCTACTACTACTACTACGTACTACTGATCAAACCTCATCATGTTTTTAAGTTTTGAGATTATTCAGATGCCAGTTTTTAGAGGTCTCACTACAAGAAAACTGCTTGATACCGATGGACAAATCCGTCATAATCTCGTCGGGAAAGTAGCATACCGATGGAATACCGACGAAATATGTCCGTCGGTATCATCTCGTCGGTATACTGATATTCGTCGGCAATTCGTCGGCAAAATACCGACGAACACATATCGTCGGTAAATACCGACGAACATATTCCGTCGGTTTTTTTCTAAATTTTCCGACGAAACATATCCGTCGGTTTTTTCAGAAAATTCCGACGAATTCTCTTCGTCGGTATTTACCGACGATATGTGTTCGTCGGTATTTTGCCGACGAATTGCCGACGAATATCAGTATACCGACGAGATGATACCGACGGACATATTTCGTCGGTATTCCATCGGTATGCTACTTTCCCGACGAGATTATGACGGATTTGTCCATCGGTATCAAGCAGTTTTCTTGTAGTGAGACCTCTAAAAACTGGCATCTGAATAATCTCAAAACTTAAAAACATGATGAGGTTTGATCAGTAGTACGTAGTAGTAGTAGTAGGATCATCCAATCAGCTAACTGAGTGAGAGCACATGAATCAAAAACCTACCTACTTCCTCCTATAACTAAACTTACAGCGTAGAACCTCTCGTATCTCGAATGATTCCACTTCCTGCACGAAACCAAATAGAAACACGAGACTCATCTCTCTCTAGCAAATAACAAGAAGAAGAGGGAGGAGGATTTTGATACCAGTTCCTTCAGCTGACAAACTTGGCAATTCATTTTTGAAACTCTCCGATCCAAAGCAGCGATTGAGTTTTATGATCGTCCAAACGTACAAGAAACTGCTTCCTTTTATTTATATATACCAAACCCTCTTAGACTTCATCCCCTAGTCAAACTTTCTTTTTCAAAGCTCTGTTTTGGGTATGGACATCTCTTCTATTAGGCTTTTTTAGGCCCACTATCTCTCAAAAATGTCTGTTTTTTTTCTTAACACACACCCATTTTTAGTTTTAGTTTTCTCCTTGGAAAGTTGTTTGATTGCTAGTATATCTTCCATTACCAAAAAAAAAAAAAGATGTTTTAAATGATTTGCATTAGTTTTGTTGTCAACCGTCTGAAAACACTTTACATATTATAAATAGCACACTATCTTTCTGTTCTTGTGGTATCATACATAATAATCTTATAACATGAAGAAAATGCATCATCCCCAGTGGGTATTGTTCAGTGTCAGAGCATATAGATATAACATTTTTGCGAGAATTGTAGCATCTATCCCAAAAGTTACAGTTGATTTTTTGGTAATACAGAAAGATATTTGGATTATATAAAGAAAAAACAAGTTGACTGGAGTTATACAAAATATTTATTTATTTTTAAACCTCCAATCTGAAGAAACAACCTACTTAAAAGGCATTAAACTTCTCTCTCCCTCCCTGCGGTGTTTAACACATTACAAATGTAAAAAAACCAGCCATACTCTCATGACCAGAAATAACAAAACCATTAACCCTCAAACAAACACATGATCAACTTAAATAATAAAAAAAAGAGCAGATGAAGTAAAAACTTGTATAAAATGATCACTCTAAAGGTGTCTTCCAACAGCTTTGCCACAGCGAAGAAGATTATCTGGAGGATTGTACTCATTGGCAAGACTCTTCACTGGATCCCACACTTTTAGATAAAACTGTTGTCCCAGATATTGTCTGTCCCATCTAGCTGATCTCATACTCCACATCCCTTGATTGTCCAAAGACACCAATATTGTTGTCCAAGCGTTTGGGTACACCTGCCCATTTTTATATATGCACAATCAACAACATGGGAAACACCTCAAAGTTTTGGTTTAATTATGACAGCTCTACCTGAGTTGCGGCGAAAACGACGGAAAAACCGACGGAATTATGACCGAATTCTTTCATGGTCGGTATGCCGTCGGTATTTCGTCGGTAAGTGTCAATTTTTTGCAACGGTCATATATTTGTCAGTTTTTTGTCGGTTTTCTGTCGGGATCGTATGACGAAATACCGACGAATGTATTCTGTCAGGATTTTCCGACGCAGTTCCGACGAATTTACCGAAATATATTTCCGACAAGTTTTCGTCGGAATTCCGTTGGAAAATCCTGACAGATTTTTTTCGGTCGGTTTTTCCGTCAGTATTGTCCGTGTTTTCTTGTAGTGTCTGATCAGATCATATCTTTTTTTATTTATTTATTGATGGATGGATGGGCCGGGCAGGCATTCTACATACGATAGTCTTCCACAGAGCACTTGGTCTTATCCGCCCTAAAGATATTGATTTGGAGCTTTTTGACATCACTTACGTAACTCTCTGATCAATCATGCATGCTAGTTTAAGATATCATCGTACTTCATTCTTTTTTTTTTGAGATTAGTAGTATGCTTTGGTTGTTTTTGTTTTTTGACATTGTCAGGTACAATGTGGTGAAATAGAAGTGGAAAAAAAGATTGACGACAGGATTGAGCATTTCATTAGCTGGATTGAGAAACACCCCAACAAGAAGAAGACTCAGGTGTATATACTCTCATATTCCTTTTCTCTATTCTACTTCACAGCAAAGCCTGAACCTTATTACAGCATATAGGCTAATGGTGGCTTCTTGTCATCATATATATACTCTTGTCTTTTTTTTCATTAAAATTTAATTATCTCTTCTTGGCAAGTAGTTATGTGTATCGTTTTATAAAGCCAAAAGCAAACAGCCATGGTACGCTAGTAAAACTGATCATCGCTCCTTCTGGGAACGCTGGTACATCAATCTTAATGTGGATGTGGTTCTCCATCCCACTAAATCCCCAGTCGGAAACTCTAAGCTAGTTATGGACCTTGGTGGTACGTACGTGTATCATTTAATGAATATACTCTTTTTTTTTTCTTCTAAATTATCATAAAAGTGGAGGAGTGATTTGCCATGTTCTAAATAATATTTATCCAAATGACTCTACGTAGATGCGTCTGAGGCGAGAAGTTGTCGTAGGAAACAGCTTGAGCAATCCCTTCAACAAGTCTTGTTCCAAATCATTAAATTCGTTAATGACAAAAAGGATCATGTTCCTCCTCCTATCAACGACGATCGTGAAATCTATTGCCCTTTTGAGATCACTATCACAAGGTACACTGCTGTTTATAGAGGAAGAAAGGATTTTTACTTGCTGGCCTTGGCCTTGGCCTTGTATAAGATATATATGTACTGTTAAAGATGAGTCAAAAGTGTTGATTGAGTGGAACTAACTTTTTGGTTTCAGCGCCTCATCGGATTCAACCTTTGGGAAGGATATGTGGAAGAGGATACTACTCAACAGTGGCCATCCGATCCATCCATGATCAGTTGATGATGATTCACATATATATCTGTTTACTTTCTCCAATCAACTGACTTCTTTCCTAGCTACTTGCATTTCTTATGTATTAAGTAAACATATAAACGTTTTGCCTCTTCCTTGGGTTTGTGGGTTGTTGATGGGATCTCTTATCTCTATGTAAACGAATAAATAAGACGTAGAAAGTTGGGATTAACATTAGTGTCGTCAAATCAATCAAACAAACAGACAGACAGCCAAACGTTTCTCACTCTGATTTGTAGCGACGCTGAGAAAAATTGTAGTAACAGAACTTCCTGTTGGTTGACTCACAACGAGGGCAAGGAAGCTAATTTAGTTTCAGATTATTGTCCACACCGTACTTGTTATCTTTCCCAAAATTAAAAAATTATCATATGGACCTAAAGACATTGATGGCGTGACTAGATGTGCTACCAATTACTACTACAGTGATTACTTTTCCAATGCATTTAGGACCCTTTTTTTTGGGTGTGGGGGGGGGGGCGTTTCATACCTCTAAAATAATTCTCAAAACTGGATCTTGTCAAATAAAATCCCAATTAAATTTGTGTAAGTTAAACTAAATATTTTAGTTAAACCAACTTGATCATGGATTTTAGTTATGATGAAATTGTCTTATGATAACAAATATGATTATGTCCCAAACGTAAGAAGAGAGGGTTATAGTTGTAAATTGTGGTGCGGGAAAACGGTCACAAGAAACAGAATACATTCGTTTTGTGAAGAAACAGAATCAAGCGAAGCTTGTCGCCTCGGATAAAGAATGGATAAGGAGAGTAATAATTAGATAAGCATGCAGATCTTCACACCAACATTGTTAGATAGAGACATGTAAGAACTGAGAAGTGTGTTGTGTGTGTGAAGACGTGTCTACTGGTTCAGAGCCTTCCTTTCTCTGTACCCACTGGTCTAATTTGCTCACGCACTGACTGACACTCTCTTTTTATCCCAAATGACATGTGCGAACATTACATAAAATATTAGTTTAAGATATATTACATGGTAAATTTTTAAGATCTAACCACTCTTTATTGAATCACTGATTTATATATTTTGTCTGTTTGCAGAAAACCAAAAAATAATATACATCCACATAATCAATATAATTTTTTTCTTGAATGAATGTAAAATATATTCAATCAAAACTTCTATTAAAGTGCATATATTGTTGATTTGTAAATAAAATCAAACAAAACTCAAAGATCCGTAAGCACATATATAGATTTTGAAAAAAAAATCAAAAAATATAACAATATTGTTTTAATGCATAGTTGATTCATGCACTAATATACGATGATGATCAAAGAGGTTTGAAACCTTTATTGTCTCTGCGATTTTATAGTAGTTAGTCCATTGATTTAGAGAGTTTATGGAGTTTTACTAAA
This genomic interval from Brassica oleracea var. oleracea cultivar TO1000 chromosome C2, BOL, whole genome shotgun sequence contains the following:
- the LOC106325210 gene encoding uncharacterized protein LOC106325210, with translation MNCQVCQLKELEVESFEIREVLRCILHTIVFHRALGLIRPKDIDLELFDITYVQCGEIEVEKKIDDRIEHFISWIEKHPNKKKTQLCVSFYKAKSKQPWYASKTDHRSFWERWYINLNVDVVLHPTKSPVGNSKLVMDLGDASEARSCRRKQLEQSLQQVLFQIIKFVNDKKDHVPPPINDDREIYCPFEITITSASSDSTFGKDMWKRILLNSGHPIHP
- the LOC106322733 gene encoding L-ascorbate oxidase homolog; this encodes MARGKATSLLHILLLGSLLISLVSVKGESPYKFYTWTVTYGIISPLGVPQQVILINGQFPGPKLEVVTNDNIILNLINKLDQPFLLTWNGIKQRKNSWQDGVLGTNCPIPPNSNFTYKFQTKDQIGTYNYFPSTAFHKAAGGFGAINVYARPRIPIPYPLPVSDFTLLIGDWFKTNHKTLQQRLDSGGVLPFPDGMLINGQTQTSFTGDQGKTYMLRISNVGLSSTFNFRIQGHKMKVVEVEGSHVIQNDYESLDVHVGQSLSLLVTLNQPPKDYYIVASTRFLRRKLNFTGLLRYSNSRVPASGAPPPLPPGELIWSMRQARTFRWNLTANAARPNPQGSFHYGKIKPTKSFVFSNSAPLINGKQRYAVNGVSYVNSETPVKLADHFNIAGVFSTNAIQSFPSNSRVTVATSVVQASLHDFLEIVFQNNEKSVQSWHLDGYDFWVVGFGSGQWTPAKRRLYNLADALTRHTTQVYPNAWTTILVSLDNQGMWSMRSARWDRQYLGQQFYLKVWDPVKSLANEYNPPDNLLRCGKAVGRHL